A genomic region of Mycobacterium senriense contains the following coding sequences:
- a CDS encoding uroporphyrinogen-III synthase, producing MTTRGRKPTPGRITYVGSGPGDPGLLTTRAATVLANAALVFTDPDVPEPVLALIGKDLPPVSGPAPAEPAATNGDGGSDQGKTQPAVISGGPDIRPALGDPAEVAKTLTTEARTGVDVVRLVAGDPLTVDAVITEVNAIARSHLHIEIVPGLAPSDAVPTYAGLPLGSAHTVADVRDPHVDWEALAAAPGPLILQATSSHLADAARTLIEHELAENTPCVVTAQGTTCQQRSIETTLHGLTDSAVLGGTDPAGPLIGPLVVTIGKTVANRAKLNWWESRALYGWTVLVPRTKDQAGEMSERLTSYGALPIEVPTIAVEPPRSPAQMERAVKGLVDGRFQWVVFTSTNAVRAVWEKFGEFGLDARAFSGVKIACVGESTADRVRAFGISPELVPAGEQSSLGLLDDFPPYDSIFDPVNRVLLPRADIATETLAEGLRERGWEIEDVTAYRTVRAAPPPAETREMIKTGGFDAVCFTSSSTVRNLVGIAGKPHARTIIACIGPKTAETAAEFGLRVDVQPETAAVGPLVDALAEHAARLRAEGALPPPRKKSRRR from the coding sequence ATGACGACGCGAGGGCGTAAGCCGACACCCGGCCGCATCACGTACGTGGGCTCCGGCCCGGGTGATCCGGGGCTGCTGACGACCCGGGCCGCCACGGTGCTGGCGAACGCCGCTTTGGTGTTCACCGACCCCGACGTGCCTGAGCCGGTGCTGGCCCTGATCGGCAAGGACCTGCCACCGGTGTCCGGCCCGGCCCCGGCCGAGCCGGCCGCCACCAACGGCGATGGCGGTTCCGACCAAGGCAAGACACAGCCGGCGGTGATCTCCGGCGGTCCCGATATCCGCCCGGCGCTGGGTGACCCCGCCGAGGTGGCCAAGACACTGACCACCGAGGCGCGGACCGGCGTCGACGTGGTGCGGCTGGTGGCCGGCGACCCGCTGACGGTCGACGCGGTCATCACCGAGGTCAACGCCATCGCGCGGAGCCACTTGCACATCGAGATCGTGCCCGGGCTGGCTCCCAGCGATGCCGTCCCGACGTATGCGGGGCTGCCGCTGGGCTCCGCGCACACGGTCGCCGACGTGCGCGACCCACATGTCGATTGGGAAGCGCTGGCCGCGGCGCCCGGCCCGCTGATTCTGCAGGCCACGTCGTCGCATCTGGCCGACGCGGCGCGCACCCTGATCGAGCACGAGCTCGCCGAGAACACGCCGTGCGTGGTGACCGCGCAGGGCACCACCTGTCAGCAGCGTTCCATCGAGACCACGCTGCACGGCTTGACCGACTCGGCGGTGCTGGGCGGTACCGACCCCGCCGGCCCATTGATCGGTCCGCTGGTGGTGACCATCGGCAAGACGGTGGCCAACCGGGCGAAGCTGAATTGGTGGGAGAGCCGCGCGTTGTACGGCTGGACCGTGCTGGTGCCCCGCACCAAGGACCAGGCCGGGGAGATGAGCGAGCGGCTGACGTCCTACGGCGCGCTGCCGATCGAGGTGCCGACCATCGCGGTCGAGCCGCCGCGCAGCCCCGCCCAAATGGAAAGGGCCGTCAAGGGTTTGGTCGACGGCCGCTTCCAGTGGGTGGTGTTCACGTCCACCAACGCGGTGCGTGCGGTGTGGGAGAAGTTCGGCGAGTTCGGTCTGGACGCGCGCGCGTTCTCCGGAGTGAAGATCGCGTGTGTGGGCGAGTCGACCGCCGACCGGGTCCGGGCGTTCGGGATCAGCCCCGAACTGGTGCCGGCCGGCGAGCAGTCCTCACTGGGTCTGCTCGACGACTTCCCGCCCTACGACAGCATTTTCGACCCGGTCAACCGGGTGCTGCTGCCGCGCGCCGACATCGCCACCGAGACGCTGGCCGAGGGTCTGCGCGAACGCGGTTGGGAGATCGAGGATGTCACCGCCTACCGGACGGTGCGGGCCGCTCCGCCGCCGGCGGAAACGCGGGAAATGATCAAGACCGGTGGGTTCGACGCGGTGTGCTTCACGTCCAGCTCCACGGTGCGAAACCTGGTCGGCATCGCCGGCAAGCCGCACGCACGGACGATCATCGCCTGCATCGGTCCCAAGACCGCGGAGACCGCGGCTGAATTCGGTCTGCGGGTGGATGTCCAGCCCGAGACCGCCGCGGTTGGCCCGCTGGTCGACGCGCTGGCCGAACACGCCGCGCGCTTGCGCGCCGAGGGTGCGCTGCCGCCGCCGCGCAAAAAGAGCCGCAGGCGCTAG
- the hemC gene encoding hydroxymethylbilane synthase: MIRIGTRGSLLATTQAGGVRDALIALGHPAELVTISTEGDRSSAPIESLGVGVFTTALREAMEEGRVDAAVHSHKDLPTADDPRFAVAAIPLRNDPRDAVVARDGLVLAELPAGSLVGTSSPRRAAQLRALGLGLEIRPLRGNLDTRLNRVSSGDLDAIVVARAGLARIGRLDDVTETLEPVQMLPAPAQGALAVECRAGDSRLAAVLAELDDADTRASVTAERALLAELEAGCSAPVGAIAEVVESIDEEGRIFEELSLRGCVAALDGSDVIRASGIGSPGRARELGLSVAAELFELGARELMSEARQDPARGN; this comes from the coding sequence GTGATCCGGATAGGCACCCGGGGCAGCCTGCTAGCCACCACCCAGGCCGGGGGCGTCAGAGACGCTTTGATCGCGCTGGGACACCCTGCGGAGCTGGTCACCATCAGCACGGAGGGGGACCGCTCGTCGGCGCCCATCGAGTCACTCGGGGTGGGTGTCTTCACCACCGCACTGCGCGAGGCCATGGAGGAGGGCCGCGTCGACGCAGCCGTGCATTCCCACAAGGACCTGCCGACAGCCGACGACCCGAGGTTTGCTGTGGCCGCCATACCGCTGCGCAACGATCCGCGCGATGCGGTGGTCGCGCGCGACGGACTGGTGCTGGCGGAGTTGCCGGCCGGTTCGCTGGTGGGCACTTCGTCGCCGCGGCGGGCCGCGCAGCTTAGGGCATTGGGTCTCGGTTTGGAAATCCGCCCCCTACGAGGCAACCTAGATACCAGGTTGAACAGGGTAAGCAGTGGTGATCTCGACGCGATCGTGGTAGCCCGGGCGGGACTCGCCCGGATCGGTCGCCTCGACGATGTCACCGAGACGTTAGAGCCGGTGCAGATGTTGCCAGCACCGGCTCAGGGCGCGCTCGCCGTCGAATGCCGTGCCGGTGACAGCCGGTTAGCGGCAGTGCTGGCGGAACTGGATGACGCCGACACGCGTGCGTCGGTTACCGCGGAGCGAGCCCTGCTGGCCGAACTGGAGGCCGGTTGCTCCGCACCGGTGGGCGCGATCGCCGAAGTGGTCGAATCCATCGATGAGGAAGGCCGGATCTTCGAAGAGCTGTCGCTGCGCGGTTGCGTGGCGGCGCTGGACGGGTCCGACGTGATCCGCGCGTCCGGTATCGGCAGCCCCGGTCGGGCACGAGAGCTTGGGCTTTCGGTGGCCGCGGAGCTGTTCGAGCTGGGCGCCCGAGAGCTGATGAGCGAAGCGCGGCAAGACCCGGCGCGAGGAAATTAA
- a CDS encoding glutamyl-tRNA reductase: MSVLLFGVSHRSAPVSVLEQLSIDEADQGKIVDRVLQSPLVTEAMVLSTCNRVEVYAVVDAFHGGLAVIGQVLSEQSGMSMTDLTKYAYVRYSEAAVEHLFAVASGLDSAVIGEQQVLGQVRRAYANAETNRTVGRILHELAQRALSVGKRVHSETAIDAAGASVVSVALNMAERRLDGLSGKTAVLVGAGAMGALAAAHLSRAGIGQIHVVNRSLSRGQRLVRKIRDAGVRADALPLDRLPDTLAGADVVVSCTGAVTPVVSLADVHHALAAAHRDEEANPLVICDLGMPRDVDPAVAGLPGVWVVDVDRVQHEPSAHAAAADVDAARTIVATEVAAYLAGQRMAEVTPTVTALRQRAADVVEAELLRLDNRLPGLESAQREEVARTVRRVVDKLLHAPTVRIKQLASAPGGDSYAEALRELFELDQTAVDAVAAGELPVIANGFDADTPQQTAE, encoded by the coding sequence GTGAGCGTCTTGCTCTTCGGGGTTTCGCACCGTAGTGCGCCGGTCTCCGTCCTGGAACAACTCAGCATCGACGAGGCCGATCAGGGCAAGATCGTCGACCGGGTGTTGCAGTCGCCACTGGTGACCGAGGCGATGGTGCTGTCGACATGCAACCGGGTCGAGGTCTACGCGGTGGTGGACGCGTTCCACGGCGGGTTAGCGGTGATCGGGCAGGTGCTGTCGGAACAGTCCGGGATGTCGATGACCGACCTCACCAAATATGCGTACGTCAGGTACAGCGAGGCCGCCGTCGAGCACCTTTTCGCGGTCGCCAGCGGGCTGGATTCCGCGGTGATCGGCGAGCAGCAGGTGCTCGGTCAGGTCCGTCGCGCGTATGCCAACGCCGAGACCAACCGCACCGTCGGCCGGATTCTGCACGAACTGGCCCAGCGGGCCCTGTCGGTGGGCAAGCGGGTGCATTCCGAGACCGCCATCGACGCCGCCGGCGCCTCGGTGGTGTCCGTCGCTCTGAACATGGCCGAACGCCGCCTCGACGGGCTGTCGGGCAAGACCGCCGTCCTGGTCGGCGCCGGAGCGATGGGCGCCCTGGCCGCGGCCCACCTTTCTCGTGCCGGCATCGGACAGATCCACGTGGTCAATCGATCGCTGTCCCGGGGCCAGCGCCTGGTCCGCAAGATCCGCGACGCCGGCGTGCGCGCCGACGCCTTGCCCCTGGACCGCCTGCCCGACACCCTGGCGGGCGCCGACGTCGTCGTCAGCTGTACCGGCGCGGTGACCCCGGTGGTCTCGCTGGCCGACGTGCACCACGCGCTGGCCGCCGCGCACCGCGACGAAGAGGCGAACCCGCTGGTGATCTGCGACCTGGGCATGCCGCGCGACGTCGACCCGGCGGTGGCCGGTCTGCCCGGCGTCTGGGTCGTCGACGTGGACCGCGTGCAGCACGAGCCCTCGGCCCACGCCGCGGCCGCGGACGTCGACGCCGCCCGAACCATCGTCGCCACCGAAGTTGCTGCCTATCTGGCCGGACAGCGGATGGCCGAGGTCACACCGACGGTCACGGCGCTCCGGCAACGCGCCGCCGATGTGGTCGAAGCGGAACTGCTGCGCCTCGACAACCGGCTGCCCGGGCTCGAGAGCGCCCAGCGCGAAGAGGTGGCCCGCACCGTGCGACGGGTAGTGGACAAGCTGCTGCACGCGCCGACCGTGCGGATCAAACAGCTGGCCAGCGCGCCCGGCGGCGACAGCTACGCCGAGGCGTTGCGCGAACTCTTCGAACTCGACCAGACCGCCGTCGATGCCGTGGCTGCGGGCGAATTGCCAGTCATTGCAAACGGATTCGATGCGGATACTCCGCAGCAGACCGCCGAGTAG
- a CDS encoding glutaredoxin family protein — translation MTEATGQPQVELLTRDGCTICERVHARLVELAGELGFALSMTDVDAAAAAGNTALRAEFGDRLPVILLDGREHSYWEIDEPRLRADLGG, via the coding sequence ATGACTGAGGCGACCGGCCAGCCGCAGGTGGAGCTGTTGACCCGCGACGGCTGCACCATCTGCGAGCGCGTGCATGCCCGGTTGGTCGAACTGGCCGGTGAGTTGGGCTTCGCGTTGTCGATGACCGACGTCGACGCGGCGGCTGCGGCGGGCAACACCGCGCTGCGGGCCGAGTTCGGCGACCGGTTGCCGGTGATCCTGCTCGACGGCCGCGAACACAGCTACTGGGAGATCGATGAGCCCCGGCTGCGGGCCGATCTCGGCGGCTGA
- a CDS encoding WXG100 family type VII secretion target, producing the protein MADETLRVDPVVMQGAAVSLSGAAEHLSAQLSQLDDQVGQMLGGWQGAAGTAYGSAWELWHKGAREVELGLSMLAHLVRQAGEAYQSNEAGSAQAERAVRGG; encoded by the coding sequence ATGGCCGACGAAACGCTGCGGGTCGATCCCGTCGTCATGCAGGGCGCAGCCGTCTCGCTCAGCGGTGCGGCCGAGCACCTTTCCGCCCAGCTGTCCCAGCTCGACGATCAGGTGGGTCAGATGTTGGGCGGCTGGCAGGGCGCGGCGGGCACCGCGTACGGATCCGCGTGGGAGCTGTGGCATAAGGGCGCCCGCGAGGTAGAGCTCGGGTTGTCGATGCTGGCGCACCTGGTGCGCCAGGCCGGCGAGGCGTATCAGAGCAACGAGGCGGGGTCCGCCCAGGCGGAGCGGGCGGTGCGCGGTGGCTGA
- a CDS encoding WXG100 family type VII secretion target has translation MAEAFRVDPQALADAVQRMAAFQRYAEDMIGEIDSRVTRLHSSWTGAAAGAHAEAHQHWVRGEAMMREALAQLEKVATTAHGNYTGAMSTNLGMWS, from the coding sequence GTGGCTGAGGCGTTTCGGGTCGATCCGCAGGCGTTGGCCGACGCGGTGCAGCGGATGGCGGCTTTCCAACGCTATGCCGAAGACATGATCGGCGAAATCGATTCTCGTGTAACGCGTTTGCACTCATCGTGGACGGGCGCGGCCGCGGGCGCTCATGCCGAGGCACATCAGCACTGGGTTCGCGGCGAGGCGATGATGCGCGAAGCGCTGGCGCAACTGGAGAAGGTGGCCACGACCGCGCACGGCAACTACACGGGCGCGATGTCGACGAATCTCGGTATGTGGTCGTGA
- a CDS encoding HAD family hydrolase has translation MTSSDPVNADQSGYVDPESLAADASAARAIEGMQEAAASDDRPQPPIDLTAAAFFDVDNTLVQGSSAVHFGRGLASRNYFTYRDVVGFIYAQAKFQILGTENSNDVAAGRRKALAFIEGRSVEQLVALGEEIYDEIIADKIWPGTRELTQMHLDAGQQVWLITATPYELAATIARRLGLTGALGTVAESVDGVFTGRLVGDILHGTGKAHAVRSLAIREGLNLKRCTAYSDSFNDVPMLSLVGTAVAINPDARLRALARERGWEIRDFRTARKAARIGVPSALALGAAGGALAALASRRQSR, from the coding sequence ATGACTTCCTCTGACCCGGTCAACGCGGACCAATCCGGTTACGTCGACCCGGAGTCGCTGGCCGCGGACGCCAGCGCCGCCCGCGCGATCGAGGGCATGCAGGAAGCCGCCGCCTCGGACGACCGCCCGCAACCCCCCATCGACCTGACCGCCGCCGCCTTCTTCGACGTGGACAACACGCTCGTGCAGGGCTCGTCGGCAGTGCATTTCGGGCGCGGACTGGCCAGCCGCAACTACTTCACCTATCGCGATGTGGTCGGATTCATCTACGCGCAGGCCAAGTTCCAGATTCTCGGGACGGAAAATAGCAACGACGTCGCCGCCGGCCGGCGCAAGGCGCTCGCCTTCATCGAGGGCCGATCGGTCGAACAACTGGTCGCCCTGGGCGAGGAGATCTACGACGAGATCATCGCCGACAAGATCTGGCCCGGCACCCGCGAGCTCACGCAGATGCATCTGGACGCCGGCCAGCAGGTGTGGCTGATCACCGCCACGCCCTACGAGCTCGCCGCGACCATCGCGCGCCGGCTCGGCCTGACCGGCGCGCTGGGCACGGTCGCGGAATCGGTGGACGGCGTCTTCACCGGCAGGCTGGTCGGCGACATCTTGCACGGCACCGGTAAGGCGCACGCGGTGCGATCGCTGGCAATTCGCGAGGGGCTCAACCTGAAACGCTGCACCGCATATTCGGACAGCTTCAACGACGTGCCCATGCTGTCGCTGGTGGGCACGGCGGTCGCCATCAATCCCGACGCCCGCCTGCGCGCCCTGGCCCGCGAGCGCGGTTGGGAGATTCGCGACTTCCGCACCGCGCGCAAAGCGGCCCGGATCGGGGTGCCGTCGGCGTTGGCGCTGGGCGCGGCCGGTGGCGCCCTGGCTGCGCTGGCCTCGCGGCGGCAATCACGCTGA
- a CDS encoding FAS1-like dehydratase domain-containing protein: MTVPKEAEGLIGSHYRAPDYFEVGREKIREFALAIKDDHPAHFDESESQNAGYPDMVAPLTFLAIAGRRVQLEIFTKFSIPINIARVIHRDQKFKFHRPILAHDRLYFDTYLDSVIESHGTVLAEIRSEVTDADGKPIVTSVVTMLGESSNQEDVEATAAAVASISAGKLGAL, encoded by the coding sequence ATGACAGTCCCCAAGGAAGCCGAAGGACTCATCGGCAGCCATTACCGCGCACCGGACTACTTCGAGGTCGGTCGCGAGAAGATCCGTGAGTTCGCGCTGGCGATCAAGGACGACCACCCGGCCCACTTCGACGAGAGTGAATCCCAAAATGCCGGGTATCCGGACATGGTGGCGCCGCTGACGTTCCTCGCGATCGCTGGGCGCCGCGTGCAGCTGGAGATTTTCACCAAGTTCAGCATTCCGATCAACATCGCCCGGGTCATTCACCGCGACCAGAAATTCAAGTTCCACCGGCCGATCCTGGCCCACGATAGGCTGTACTTCGACACCTATCTCGACTCGGTGATTGAGTCCCACGGCACCGTGCTGGCCGAGATCCGCAGCGAAGTGACCGACGCCGATGGAAAGCCGATCGTCACGAGTGTCGTCACAATGCTGGGAGAGTCTTCAAATCAAGAGGACGTCGAGGCTACCGCCGCGGCAGTGGCATCCATATCCGCAGGAAAGTTAGGGGCGTTGTAA